From Alloacidobacterium dinghuense:
GCGAAATCACAATCACCGTGCCCAACACGAGTGATAGCGGCAGGTTCCGCTTCGGGTTACGAATCTCGCCCGCCGTGTACGTCACGTTGTTCCACGCATCGGCAGAGAACAGCGACCCCGTTTGCACCACGGCAAGGATCGCAAGCAACCCAACCATCGCAATCGGGCCACCCACGCCCACCTGCACCGGATGCAGCGTGCTCCACGACGCGCCATGCCAGAAGTTGTGACCAAAATTCGCTGCAATCGCCGCCGGATTCCGTCCAAACAGGAACCCAATCACCACCAGCCCCAGTAGCGCTGCCGTCTTTGCTGTTGTGAAAACATTCTGCACCAGCGCCCCCAGCCGCACGCCGAGGATATTGATCCCGGTCAGCACCAGCATGATAATGATGCCCGTCAGATTAGCCGTGTTCAGGCCAATGTCCATATTTCCCAGCACCATCGGTCCAAGCTTGACGGCAGGCACGTGCCCCAGATGAAGCACCCAGTGCGATGACGAAATCGCCGGAAAGAAAACACCCAGAAACTTCCCGAAAGCGACAGCCACTGCGGCAATCGTGCCCGTCTGGATCACGAGGAAAAGTGTCCACCCAAAAAGAAAGCCCCACATGGGGCCAAGTGCTTCTCTCAAATAGACGTATTGTCCGCCTGCCGACGGCATCATCGCAGCCAGTTCGCCGTAGCTGAGTGCGCCGATGATCGTCATCACCGCCGTCACCAGCCACGCCCCAATCATCAGCGACGGCGATCCCACGCCCCGGCCAATCTCCGCAGGAACAATAAAGATGCCGGAGCCAATCATCGACCCGACGACAATCGCCGTCGAGCTAAACAGACCAAGCCGCTGCACCAGATGCGGGCTGGCAGTTTCTGCCTGTGTTGGAGAGGGTCGGGTACTCGTGGTCACTTGTTGTTTGTTCTACCGGAAAATGCGGAGAAAGTCTTTTGCTATTTTCGCAGAATCTTTGCCCGGCCCAAATATCGCTGAAATCACGGCGACGGAGTTCGCGCCAGCATCAAGCACTGAGCGCGCATTCTCAAGCGTAATCCCGCCAATTGCCACCAGAGGCTTTTTAGTGAGACTGCGCACCTCGCTCACGCCATCCAACCCCACCACCGGGTCAGGATTAGCCTTCGACGCCGTCGTGAACACCGGCCCGAACGCGATGTAATCCACCGGCATTTTATCTGCAGCCTCAAGCTGTGCACGATTGTGAGTCGAAACGCCGACAATCCGTTCCGGCCCTACAACCTTGCGCGCTTCAAGCGGAGCGACATCCGTCTGCCCCACATGCACGCCATTAAAGCCAGCATCGACCGCAAGCTCTGGATGATCGTTCATGATGAGCCTAACCGCGCTTGTAGCACCCCCGCGCATGATCAGTGCATCATGCGGAATCTCTTCAACGCTGTGCTTATTCCGGTACTGCAGCAGCGTGACACCGGCCTCCTCCAGTTCGCAAACGACGCGCATCAGGTAAGCGCCTCGTTCGAAGTCAGGCAGAAACGACGCATCAAGAATTGGGTAAAGCGGCGGCAACGAAAGAGCCATGCCCTCAGCGTAAATGAAAACCAGACAAGACTTCAGGTTGCCGGCCCTTTCCTCACTGTGATAAGAGAAGAGCAGCGTTAGGGGCGCACCCAGTCCGCGGAAAGGGCTTTGCCCACCCAAAGAATTCACAACCGAAGGTCACGAACCTTCTTTCAGCCTGACTCGTGCGGACTCCAGGCATGCATTGAAAGGAGATTCGTATGCCCAATCCGCAGGATGTGCTGCCCCTCCCTCCACGTCCGAGCCTCGAACGCTACAGGAAACTAGCCAAAGAACTCCTCAAGGCCTCTAAATCAAGCGACGAAACCGCGATCAGCGAGTGGACCAACCGATGGATCGAAGCAATCGCCAAGCACACACATGGTAAGCGACCGGCCATCGAGAAGACGCGCGATGCCAATCGAACTGAACGCTTCGCGCGAGAACAGCTTTCTGAAAGTTGCACGCTATCGAGTGCACAATTTGTTATCGCACGCTCGCACGGCTTCGAGAACTGGCCGAAGTTCGTAAAGCATCTTAATGCGTTAGCGAAACAGAGCTCATCCCTTTCCAGATTCGAAGCTGCAGCCGACGCTATTATCACAGGTAAATTTGCAGCGTTAAGGCGCTTGCTGCGCGAAGACCCCCAACTCATCCACATGCGCTCGACCCGCGAACACCAAGCCACACTGCTGCATTACGTCGCGGCGAACGGAGTCGAAAACTACCGCCAGAAAACTCCAAAGAACATTGTGCAGATCACAAATCTTCTGCTCGAAGCTGGCGCCGAGATCGATGCAACGGCAAATGTCTATGGCGGCGGAGCAACGACACTCGGCCTCGCAGCGACAAGCATTCACCCCGAACTCGCCGGCGTGCAGGTAGGGCTTCTTCAAACCCTGCTCGACCATGGTGCAAGTATTGAGCAGCTAGATAGCCCAAGGAACCGCCCACAGGCAGTTTTGAGCTGCCTTGCAAACGGCCGTCTTAGAGCCGCAGCGTTTCTCGCCGAGCGTGGTGCGGTACTGACGCTCGAATCCGCCGCAGGTATCGGCCGTCTCGATCTTGTCAGGAATTACTTCGAAGATGGCGGCGTGCTCAAACCGAGCGCTACTCAAAAGCAACTGGAATCAGGATTCTTATACGCCTGCGGCTACGGTCATACAGAAGTCGTCCAATTTCTGCTAACGAAATGTATCGATCTCGCAACACACGGAGGTGACGGCCAAACCGGCCTGCATTGTGCGGTCATCGGAGGCCACTTGGATACGATCAAGCTCCTGCTGCAACACAATCCGCCGCTTGATTTCGAAAATATCTACGGAGGAACGGTGCTCGGCCAGACCCTATGGTCGGCAGCACACGGGGGCGATCCCGAGCGCTACACCGCAATCATTAGAACACTGATAGCAGCCGGCGCCAGAGTCCCGCCTCGCCACGCTGCGATTAACAAACAAGTCGACGATCTGCTGAAAAAACACGGCAGCCACACTGAGCCGACTTGGTATTGGTCAGAAGATGAAAAGCCGCGATTTTAGCTTTCCGTTTTCCCGTAATCACACAATGTAATGTGTAACAATATACACATGGCCACTAATCTCGCTCTCGACGACGAATTGATCAACGAAGCCCGCTTGATCGGAGGACACAAATCCAAGAAGGCTGCAGTTACAGCTGCGCTTGAGGAATACATTCAGCGACATAAGCAGCTTGAAGTCATCCGGCTTTTTGGCAAAATAGACTTCGCTCCCGCATACAACTACAAAGCAGAAAGGTCTTTGCGCAAACAGTGATCGTGCTCGTCGATACCTCTGTCTGGTCTTTAGCCTTACGACGTCAACAGGAAAATTTGAATAACCAGCAACTGCGGCTCCGTCGTGCGCTTGAGGAGTTGATAATGGAAGGGCGCGCGCAGTTACTGGGAGTTATACGGCAGGAATTGCTTAGCGGAATCCGTCACCAGCAACAATTTGAAAAATTGCGTCGAACGTTGCGTGCCTTTCACGACGTCGTCATCACGACAGAAGATCACGAAGAAGCAGCGAGGATCGCAAATCGTTGCCGGGCGGAAGGAGTGGCAGGAAATCCCATTGATTTCTTTATCTCCGCTGTAGCCGTACGACGTAAATGGGAGGTCTTCACGCTCGATGAAGATTTTCAGCGATACAGGAAATGCATTTCACTTGGAATCTTCAAGCCTTAATGAATGACTAAACCCCAAGCTCAGCTTCCTTGCGCTCTTTCTCGCGCTCGAAGTACCGTTCCATGAACTTCGTATCGAACTGCCCCTCACGGAACTCATCGTCGAGAAAAATTCCGCGATGCAGCGGAATCGTCGTGTGAATCCCTTCGACCACGAACATATCGAGCGCTCGCCGCATGCGCGCCATCGCCTCATTGCGATCCTTGCCATGCGCAATCAGCTTGGCAATCAGCGAATCATAATACGGAGGCACAACACCTTCCGCGTACTGCGCAGTATCCACACGGATGCCATTGCCACCCGGAATATTAAAAACCGTAATCTTTCCGGCTGACGGCGTGAACTTCTCCGGATGCTCCGCGTTGATGCGGCATTCAATCGCATGCCCGCGAATCGTCGTCGGCTCCGGCAGAATGCTCGAAAGCTTCTCGCCCGAAGCAATGCGCAGCTGCGCTTTGACCAGATCGATCCCCGTCACCATCTCCGTCACCGGATGCTCAACCTGAATGCGCGTGTTCATTTCGATGAAGTACAGCTTGCCATCCTCATCCATCAGAAACTCAATCGTGCCCGCGTTCTGGTAGCCGACACCTTCCAGCGACCGCTTCAGCGTCTTGCCAATGTCGTCGCGCATCTTTTGCGTCACCTGCAGCGACGGAGCCTCTTCAATCAGCTTCTGATGCCGCCGCTGAATCGAACACTCGCGCTCGCCCAGCGAAATCACATTGCCATGCTCATCGGCCAGAATCTGAAATTCGATGTGCCGTGGCCTCTCGATGAACTTCTCCATATAGAGAGAGCCGTTGCCGAAGGCATTCGCCGCCTCGCTGCTCGCCGCCTGGAAAAGCCCCGGCAGCTCATCAGCAGAACGTACGACGCGCATGCCGCGTCCACCGCCGCCAGCCGTCGCTTTCAGAATCACCGGAAAGCCAACCGACTTTGCCCATTCGATTGCTTCGTCTTCGTTCTGAATCACGCCGTCTGAACCGGGAAGAATTGGCACCTTGGCCTTCTTCATTGCCTGACGCGCCTTCTCCTTCTCGCCCATCAACCGCGTCACTTCCGGTGGCGGCCCAATGAACTTGATATTCGAAGCGCGGCACACTTCCGCGAAATTCGCGTTCTCGCTCAGCAGTCCATAGCCGGGATGAATCGCGTCCACATCGGCAATTTCGGCCGCGCTGATGACGGCCGGAACATTGAGATAACTCTCCGCTGAGCGCGGCGGCCCGATGCAAATGGCCTCATCGGCAAAGCGCACATGCAGCGAGTTGCGGTCAGCTTCGGAATATACAGCCACCGTGCGAATGCCCAGTTCCTTGCAGGCACAAATCACACGCAGCGCAATTTCGCCACGATTGGCGATCAAAACCTTACGAAACATAGAAACCTAGTGCGGACGCACCGCAAAGAGCTGCTGGCCATACTCCACCGGCTGGCCATTCTGGACAAAACGCTTCACGATCTCGCCCGTCGCATCGGACTCGATCTCATTCATCAACTTCATCGCCTCGATGATGCAGAGCACCTGCCCCTGCTCCACCTGATCGCCAACTTTCACGAACGCTGGCGTTCCCGGACCAGGCGCCTCATAAAATGTCCCGACAATCGGCGACTTCACAATGTGCAGGGAAGCATCATCGCTCACGGGAACAGGAGCCGCAGTTGGTGCGGCAGCCGCCGCCTGCACCGCAGGCAACGTAATCGGAGGAGGAACCGCGGCAGGTGCAGCCGCCAGCAGCCGACTCAAACTCGCCAGATCAGCCGAAGCGCCTTCCTGGGCAAACTTGATGCGGACCTTCAGGTCGCCGCGCTCGAGGTCAAACTCGCCAATCTTACTTTCTTTCAGGAACTCAATTAACTCTTTGAGTTCTTTCATCTCTTCTGGATTCATCTCGATATCTCGCTGTGGCTCACAGCATCATAACTGGATCATCGCCTTCGGCGCAGGCGTCAGAATTTTTCCGCCGCTCTTTGTCACGGCAACCATGTCTTCAATGCGAATGCCAAATTTCCCTTCGATGTAAACGCCCGGCTCTATCGTAATCACCATGCCCGGCTCAAGCACCTGCTTTTGCTCTGCCGCAACCCGCGGCGACTCGTGAATCTCAATCCCGACACCATGCCCAGTGGAATGGGTAAAGTACTTGTCCAGCTTTGCCCCGCGCAGCACACTCCGCGCGGCTTCATCTACTTCTCCACAAGTTGCGCCTGGCTTTACTGCAGCAACCGCTGCCTCCTGCGCCTCCAGCACTGCCTCGTACGCAGACTGTTCTTCCCTGCCCGGCTTGCCCATGTGGACAGTGCGCGTCATATCTGAACAATAACCATTGAGAATAACACCGAAGTCGAGCGTCACGAAGCCGCGCCCCGGCACCTTCGCTGTTGTCGCGCGTCCATGCGGAAGCGCCGACCGCTTTCCCGAAGCCACGATCGTCTCAAACGACATGCCCTCCGCGCCCATGCTGCGCGCAAAAAATTCAAGATCGGCCGCGATTTCCGATTCCGTCACGCCCGCCTGCATATGCGGCAGCACCGCCGTAAACAGATTGCACCCCAGCAGCGCAGCCCGCTCCATCAGCAGCAACTCGTCGGCATCCTTCACCATGCGCAGTTCCGAAACAATGGGCTTTTTCAAAGCTTGAAAGAATCCACGCCGCTTCCCTTTGCTCAGCGCATCGCGCATTATCTCCAGCGCAGCCACCGTAGTCTGTTCCGGATCAAAATACGCAGCAGCAACGCCAGGCTCTTCCAGCCACGCGCAGGCCTCGCGCAGCGCCGACTTCTTCGCAATCACAACGCGAGCGCCCAGCGTCTCTTCTTTGGATTGAGAAGTGTAGCGCCCATCGGTAAACATCGCCGCGCGCTTCGCCGTCACAGCCAGCGCCGCATTCGATCCGGTAAAACCGCATACATAGCGAACATCCGGCAGATGCGTCACCAGCATCGCGTCAATTCCCTG
This genomic window contains:
- a CDS encoding APC family permease, which gives rise to MTTSTRPSPTQAETASPHLVQRLGLFSSTAIVVGSMIGSGIFIVPAEIGRGVGSPSLMIGAWLVTAVMTIIGALSYGELAAMMPSAGGQYVYLREALGPMWGFLFGWTLFLVIQTGTIAAVAVAFGKFLGVFFPAISSSHWVLHLGHVPAVKLGPMVLGNMDIGLNTANLTGIIIMLVLTGINILGVRLGALVQNVFTTAKTAALLGLVVIGFLFGRNPAAIAANFGHNFWHGASWSTLHPVQVGVGGPIAMVGLLAILAVVQTGSLFSADAWNNVTYTAGEIRNPKRNLPLSLVLGTVIVISLYVAANFVYLFALPLHGDPHGATAIARGIQYAAEDRVATVVLQQIFQNGGAFLMAGAILISTFGCANGLILAGARVYYAMSRDGLFFKSTSKLHPRYKTPAAALVIQAVWTCFLCLTGSYSQLLEYIICTELIFYMLTIACLFVLRRRRPDAERPYRAIGYPVLPAIYIGMAAWICVVLLRYKPQFTWPGIMIVLLGIPVFAVWSRRGQAVAD
- a CDS encoding ankyrin repeat domain-containing protein; translated protein: MPNPQDVLPLPPRPSLERYRKLAKELLKASKSSDETAISEWTNRWIEAIAKHTHGKRPAIEKTRDANRTERFAREQLSESCTLSSAQFVIARSHGFENWPKFVKHLNALAKQSSSLSRFEAAADAIITGKFAALRRLLREDPQLIHMRSTREHQATLLHYVAANGVENYRQKTPKNIVQITNLLLEAGAEIDATANVYGGGATTLGLAATSIHPELAGVQVGLLQTLLDHGASIEQLDSPRNRPQAVLSCLANGRLRAAAFLAERGAVLTLESAAGIGRLDLVRNYFEDGGVLKPSATQKQLESGFLYACGYGHTEVVQFLLTKCIDLATHGGDGQTGLHCAVIGGHLDTIKLLLQHNPPLDFENIYGGTVLGQTLWSAAHGGDPERYTAIIRTLIAAGARVPPRHAAINKQVDDLLKKHGSHTEPTWYWSEDEKPRF
- a CDS encoding type II toxin-antitoxin system VapB family antitoxin — protein: MATNLALDDELINEARLIGGHKSKKAAVTAALEEYIQRHKQLEVIRLFGKIDFAPAYNYKAERSLRKQ
- the vapC gene encoding type II toxin-antitoxin system VapC family toxin produces the protein MLVDTSVWSLALRRQQENLNNQQLRLRRALEELIMEGRAQLLGVIRQELLSGIRHQQQFEKLRRTLRAFHDVVITTEDHEEAARIANRCRAEGVAGNPIDFFISAVAVRRKWEVFTLDEDFQRYRKCISLGIFKP
- the accB gene encoding acetyl-CoA carboxylase biotin carboxyl carrier protein is translated as MNPEEMKELKELIEFLKESKIGEFDLERGDLKVRIKFAQEGASADLASLSRLLAAAPAAVPPPITLPAVQAAAAAPTAAPVPVSDDASLHIVKSPIVGTFYEAPGPGTPAFVKVGDQVEQGQVLCIIEAMKLMNEIESDATGEIVKRFVQNGQPVEYGQQLFAVRPH
- a CDS encoding M24 family metallopeptidase — encoded protein: MRNHLGRIRALRKQMREQGIDAMLVTHLPDVRYVCGFTGSNAALAVTAKRAAMFTDGRYTSQSKEETLGARVVIAKKSALREACAWLEEPGVAAAYFDPEQTTVAALEIMRDALSKGKRRGFFQALKKPIVSELRMVKDADELLLMERAALLGCNLFTAVLPHMQAGVTESEIAADLEFFARSMGAEGMSFETIVASGKRSALPHGRATTAKVPGRGFVTLDFGVILNGYCSDMTRTVHMGKPGREEQSAYEAVLEAQEAAVAAVKPGATCGEVDEAARSVLRGAKLDKYFTHSTGHGVGIEIHESPRVAAEQKQVLEPGMVITIEPGVYIEGKFGIRIEDMVAVTKSGGKILTPAPKAMIQL
- the accC gene encoding acetyl-CoA carboxylase biotin carboxylase subunit, with product MFRKVLIANRGEIALRVICACKELGIRTVAVYSEADRNSLHVRFADEAICIGPPRSAESYLNVPAVISAAEIADVDAIHPGYGLLSENANFAEVCRASNIKFIGPPPEVTRLMGEKEKARQAMKKAKVPILPGSDGVIQNEDEAIEWAKSVGFPVILKATAGGGGRGMRVVRSADELPGLFQAASSEAANAFGNGSLYMEKFIERPRHIEFQILADEHGNVISLGERECSIQRRHQKLIEEAPSLQVTQKMRDDIGKTLKRSLEGVGYQNAGTIEFLMDEDGKLYFIEMNTRIQVEHPVTEMVTGIDLVKAQLRIASGEKLSSILPEPTTIRGHAIECRINAEHPEKFTPSAGKITVFNIPGGNGIRVDTAQYAEGVVPPYYDSLIAKLIAHGKDRNEAMARMRRALDMFVVEGIHTTIPLHRGIFLDDEFREGQFDTKFMERYFEREKERKEAELGV
- the thiE gene encoding thiamine phosphate synthase — its product is MALSLPPLYPILDASFLPDFERGAYLMRVVCELEEAGVTLLQYRNKHSVEEIPHDALIMRGGATSAVRLIMNDHPELAVDAGFNGVHVGQTDVAPLEARKVVGPERIVGVSTHNRAQLEAADKMPVDYIAFGPVFTTASKANPDPVVGLDGVSEVRSLTKKPLVAIGGITLENARSVLDAGANSVAVISAIFGPGKDSAKIAKDFLRIFR